GGCACGACGACTGGTCGGATACGTATGTAGTTCGCGAAAAGCGTGAAGGCGTTAATGGCGGCTGGTACTTTTTTATTTTCCCCGCATTTTTATTCTTAGGAGTGACAGGCTATCTGGGTTACAAATCCTACGAAAAGCACAAGTTTGAGGTAGCTGAAAAGGAACGATTTGAAAGAAATGCTTCGGCTATAAAAGAAGCGCTCGGCCATCTTACGCAAAACCATATTATCAAATTGGAGCCGGAGTCGTATTCGTATTCAGGGGGTTCAGAATTATTTCTTAAAACCGAAGATATAGGGACGGATGGGATTACATTTTCAATATTAGAACTGCCTGCTGCTTACCAGGGCAATAATTCTGACGATGTAGAAAACTTTTATTATGAGAACAAAGACGAACTCACCACGATAAAGTTTACACGAAAGCAGCTGGAAGACGCTGTCCGCAAAGAATATGTTTCCCCCGATGAGGATCATATAGGAGGATATGGAAATGATAAAAAAACAGATGGTGCGATAACGGTTAATGGTAGTCCGTATTATATCAATTCTGCAGAGCTGTATTTTATGCCCAACATAAAGTTAGAGAGTGTAGAAGATCATTATCGCGATGACTACAACCTAAAGATCGTACTATCCAATAAAGGAAGGGCTGCCGACCTGGTAAGCATAAAAAGCAACAAGGATAAAATAGACTGGGAAGGATCGTTCCCGAAACATTATGCGGTTGAGGGCGAATACTCGACGGCGCCGGAACTATTGGGCAAAGCCGAAGATAATGATGATTTTGACCTGACACTGACTTTTAGGGACGAAGCTTCCAAAGAATATGTTTACCGCCTTACCTGCGATGGGGATTATAATAAAGCAGTACTGAAAAAAATAAAGTAACATAATGCGCGCACGGTATTTTTGCATTCTGTTATTTTCAATAACGCTGTTTGCACAGGAATCCCCTGATGGCAAATTCAGTGTGGATGCCAATTATTTTTATGGCAATATTGTGCCGCACCGCAAATCGATACAGCACCTGATAACCGCACATCCGGTAGGCATCATCATTGGCTTTAACCGTAAGACCTTTGGCGATGAGAAATGGCAGGCGCGCTATAACTACCCGGATTACGGCCTTTCCTTCCATTACCAAAATATGCGCAATGAGACCCTGGGCGACATGTATGGGTTTTACGGCCATTATAACTTCTATTTCCTGCAAAGGCTCCTGATGCTGCGCGTGGGACAGGGCATTGCCTATAACACCAACCCTTATGATAAGGAAACGAATTTTCGCAATAATGCCTACGGCCAGCACCTGATGCCGTCTACCTATTTTATGCTGAATTTCAATAAGGCCAATATTTGGGAAGGACTGGGTGTGCAGGCAGGGATGGTTTTCATCCACCATTCCAACGCGAGCATGAAGTCTCCCAACACCAGCACGAATACCTTTGCCGTGAACGTAGGGTTGAACTATAGTTTCGGCCGTGGCGAAGAGCGCAGGTATGTCCCCGAGACGGATACTATTAAATTCAGTGAGCCTATAAAGTTTAATTTTACCTTTAAAGGCGGGCTTAACCAGAGCGATGTTATTGGCAGCAAACAGTATCCGTATTATGCATTTTCGGGTTATATAGATAAGCGATGGAGCTGCAAGAGTGCTTTCCAGTTGGGTGCTGACGTTTTCTGGCCCAAATACCTGAAGGAGTTCATCCATTACAAATCGGTGGCCTACCCGGAAGAACATGTGGACGGCAATACCGATTATAAGAAAGTAGGCGTGTTTGTAGGTCACGAGCTGTTCATCAACAGCCTTTCGGTCGAGGCGCAGGTGGGCTTTTATGTGTACGAACCTTTTAATTCAACGGGCAGGCTGTACCAGCGCATAGGTGCTAAATATTACTTTACAGATGAGATTTTCAGTACGATAGGTTTAAAGACACATGCCGCAAAAGCAGAAGTAATGGAAGTCGGGATCGGGATAAGGCTATAGGAATTATGAATTATAAATTACGAATTACAATTTTTATAATGTTGCTGAT
Above is a genomic segment from Flavobacterium album containing:
- a CDS encoding RDD family protein; its protein translation is MPKKIAIGSIFAALMGMYTELSLTSPVWNRPTWYYYVKDLFTSLNLGYIGIENRFDEMNYINLFFYSLLLTGGILYFFSKKETRLVRYVISMILLTKAIRVFFMMIYLPFTFGELLKGFGWAYFLAYLAWYLLWIWLCWKALKYFRDTKQIATVTQQYEDGAEREIIVESSRWQRLFNLIADVVTFIFIFFPVIESLIKMDGVRNFLKPLEGSVGPQLGLYLICIIFQVIYYTLFEGLLQASPGKMLTETRVVTDTAGKPDMSKLLLRTIVRFVPFESLSVLFSRGWHDDWSDTYVVREKREGVNGGWYFFIFPAFLFLGVTGYLGYKSYEKHKFEVAEKERFERNASAIKEALGHLTQNHIIKLEPESYSYSGGSELFLKTEDIGTDGITFSILELPAAYQGNNSDDVENFYYENKDELTTIKFTRKQLEDAVRKEYVSPDEDHIGGYGNDKKTDGAITVNGSPYYINSAELYFMPNIKLESVEDHYRDDYNLKIVLSNKGRAADLVSIKSNKDKIDWEGSFPKHYAVEGEYSTAPELLGKAEDNDDFDLTLTFRDEASKEYVYRLTCDGDYNKAVLKKIK
- a CDS encoding acyloxyacyl hydrolase codes for the protein MRARYFCILLFSITLFAQESPDGKFSVDANYFYGNIVPHRKSIQHLITAHPVGIIIGFNRKTFGDEKWQARYNYPDYGLSFHYQNMRNETLGDMYGFYGHYNFYFLQRLLMLRVGQGIAYNTNPYDKETNFRNNAYGQHLMPSTYFMLNFNKANIWEGLGVQAGMVFIHHSNASMKSPNTSTNTFAVNVGLNYSFGRGEERRYVPETDTIKFSEPIKFNFTFKGGLNQSDVIGSKQYPYYAFSGYIDKRWSCKSAFQLGADVFWPKYLKEFIHYKSVAYPEEHVDGNTDYKKVGVFVGHELFINSLSVEAQVGFYVYEPFNSTGRLYQRIGAKYYFTDEIFSTIGLKTHAAKAEVMEVGIGIRL